In the Tribolium castaneum strain GA2 chromosome 1, icTriCast1.1, whole genome shotgun sequence genome, one interval contains:
- the Rexo5 gene encoding RNA exonuclease 5 isoform X1 yields the protein MLPSSVKFLLRRLSHTIQSFYFCFTKFCLRKIPDGDTVFKMKSKSTKRIENKKKKMAALIEISRLNEYDRNLKKTQISEANGSNSSELEPSVKKPRTEAPIGDTVEQKTLLPELGPSGKPKLSGLELQELKKMLREKTTKMRQQPVFKLRDMGTNASLSTDLENRVPLFLSDLQHLIMYSQLGHHAPYSPARWCALEKFNKLSTTCLLVVENMTVNHYTTHENIFPFVSSTFEHKLEILAPNSSNSDVVRELSMVPLTATQVKKFSTKFGTLEDAVHRTTEVFDSVRSLFPIEKDKESKNGLSMDLPFTDRFPRTQLLLSGWQMVEENFPLPIKGLMETKYAGYVLTKDRYEDVTPFSKMFGIDCEMCKTTIGDLELTRVSVVDEHLNTFYDTLVKPDNRITDYLTRFSGITYKMMRNITTRLKDVQDDLRRLLPADAILVGQSLGNDLHALKMMHPYVIDTSVIFNITGDRSRKTKLKTLTEEFLSEKIQEGQGGHCSTEDSLASLKLAQLKLRKSLYFGDAVMGNVHNEIRTCPELGTYNYATSMLKQTTKLDKTALVVCPEEITSKYKYCVDKGAEVRQQNEKIKFFSEKSCKEVVRKMCDSLGMFSLNIGHVKLQEGQLEGTKVFKNVDKWVKEIYEKMPTPGLVIVLFPGVEGSNGCCFIQLKRDV from the exons ATGTTGCCTTcaagtgtaaaatttttattgcgtAGACTTTCGCACACGAtacaatcattttatttttgttttactaaattttg CCTAAGGAAGATACCTGACGGTGACACTGTTTTCAAAATGAAAAGCAAATCGACAAAACGGATCGAAAACAAGAAGAAGAAAATGGCAGCGTTGATTGAAATCTCCCGACTGAATGAATACGATAGAAACTTGAAGAAAACGCAAATCAGTGAAGCAAATGGCTCCAACAGTTCCGAGCTTGAGCCAAGTGTCAAAAAGCCAAGAACCGAAGCACCCATTGG AGACACCGTTGAGCAAAAAACATTATTGCCTGAATTAGGCCCCTCAGGGAAGCCAAAACTAAGTGGGTTAGAGCTCCaagaactgaaaaaaatgttgcgAGAGAAGACAACAAAAATGCGTCAGCAGCCCGTGTTCAAGTTACGTGACATGGGCACAAATGCCAGTCTATCCACAGATCTTGAAAACCGCGTCCCTTTATTCCTCTCAGACTTGCAACACTTGATTATGTACTCACAACTTGGACACCATGCACCTTATTCTCCCGCTAGATGGTGTGCTTTGGAAAAGTTCAACAAATTATCGACCACTTGCCTCCTAGTGGTGGAAAACATGACTGTAAACCACTACACCACGCATGAAAATATCTTCCCGTTTGTGAGTTCAACCTTTGAACATAAACTCGAGATTCTGGCGCCAAACTCCAGTAACAGTGATGTTGTGCGGGAGTTGTCAATGGTGCCTTTGACTGCCACACAAGTGAAGAAGTTTTCTACTAAATTCGGGACTTTGGAAGATGCGGTGCACAGAACTACGGAGGTTTTTGATTCAGTTCGAAGTCTTTTCCCTATTGAGAAGGATAAAGAGTCGAAAAATGGTTTATCGATGGATTTGCCGTTTACTGATCGGTTTCCGAGGACTCAGTTGTTGCTATCTGGGTGGCAAATGGTTGAAGAGAATTTTCCGTTGCCCATCAAGGGTCTGATGGAGACTAAATACGCGGGTTATGTGTTGACTAAAGACAGATATGAGGACGTGACTCCTTTCAGTAAAATGTTTGGGATTGATTGCGAAATGTGTAAAACCACAATTGGGGATCTTGAACTGACTCGAGTTTCGGTTGTTGATGAGCATTTGAACACGTTTTATGACACTTTAGTCAAGCCAGATAACAGAATTACTGATTATTTGACCCGATTTTCGGGGATTACGTATAAAATGATGAGAAATATTACAACAAGATTGAAAGATGTGCAAGATGATCTGAGGAGATTACTGCCTGCTGATGCTATTCTCGTTGGACAGTCCTTAGGAAACGATCTGCATGCCCTGAAGATGATGCATCCTTATGTTATTGATACTAG tgtTATTTTCAATATAACCGGTGACCGCTCTCGCAAAACCAAGCTCAAAACCTTGACTGAGGAATTTCTTTCTGAGAAGATTCAGGAGGGGCAAGGAGGGCATTGCTCAACTGAGGACAGTTTGGCATCCTTAAAGTTGGCACAGCTCAAATTGAGGAAAAGTTTGTACTTTGGAGATGCAGTCATGGGGAATGTGCACAATGAAATTAGGACTTGTCCAGAGTTGGGGACCTACAATTATGCCACTAGTATGTTGAAGCAAACGACTAAATTGGATAAGACGGCCCTGGTTGTGTGTCCTGAGGAAATCACTTCGAAATATAAATATTGTGTAGATAAAGGAGCCGAGGTGCGACAAcaaaatgagaaaattaagtttttttctgaaaaaagttgtaaagaaGTTGTTAGGAAAATGTGTGATTCTTTGGGTATGTTTTCGTTAAATATTGGACATGTGAAACTCCAAGAGGGACAGTTGGAAGGAACAAAGGTCTTTAAAAATGTTGATAAGTGGGTGAAAGAAATTTACGAGAAGATGCCGACACCTGGACTTGTGATTGTGTTGTTCCCTGGGGTTGAAGGAAGTAACGGTTGTTGCTTCATACAACTTAAGAGAGATGTATAA
- the Rexo5 gene encoding RNA exonuclease 5 isoform X2 — protein sequence MKSKSTKRIENKKKKMAALIEISRLNEYDRNLKKTQISEANGSNSSELEPSVKKPRTEAPIGDTVEQKTLLPELGPSGKPKLSGLELQELKKMLREKTTKMRQQPVFKLRDMGTNASLSTDLENRVPLFLSDLQHLIMYSQLGHHAPYSPARWCALEKFNKLSTTCLLVVENMTVNHYTTHENIFPFVSSTFEHKLEILAPNSSNSDVVRELSMVPLTATQVKKFSTKFGTLEDAVHRTTEVFDSVRSLFPIEKDKESKNGLSMDLPFTDRFPRTQLLLSGWQMVEENFPLPIKGLMETKYAGYVLTKDRYEDVTPFSKMFGIDCEMCKTTIGDLELTRVSVVDEHLNTFYDTLVKPDNRITDYLTRFSGITYKMMRNITTRLKDVQDDLRRLLPADAILVGQSLGNDLHALKMMHPYVIDTSVIFNITGDRSRKTKLKTLTEEFLSEKIQEGQGGHCSTEDSLASLKLAQLKLRKSLYFGDAVMGNVHNEIRTCPELGTYNYATSMLKQTTKLDKTALVVCPEEITSKYKYCVDKGAEVRQQNEKIKFFSEKSCKEVVRKMCDSLGMFSLNIGHVKLQEGQLEGTKVFKNVDKWVKEIYEKMPTPGLVIVLFPGVEGSNGCCFIQLKRDV from the exons ATGAAAAGCAAATCGACAAAACGGATCGAAAACAAGAAGAAGAAAATGGCAGCGTTGATTGAAATCTCCCGACTGAATGAATACGATAGAAACTTGAAGAAAACGCAAATCAGTGAAGCAAATGGCTCCAACAGTTCCGAGCTTGAGCCAAGTGTCAAAAAGCCAAGAACCGAAGCACCCATTGG AGACACCGTTGAGCAAAAAACATTATTGCCTGAATTAGGCCCCTCAGGGAAGCCAAAACTAAGTGGGTTAGAGCTCCaagaactgaaaaaaatgttgcgAGAGAAGACAACAAAAATGCGTCAGCAGCCCGTGTTCAAGTTACGTGACATGGGCACAAATGCCAGTCTATCCACAGATCTTGAAAACCGCGTCCCTTTATTCCTCTCAGACTTGCAACACTTGATTATGTACTCACAACTTGGACACCATGCACCTTATTCTCCCGCTAGATGGTGTGCTTTGGAAAAGTTCAACAAATTATCGACCACTTGCCTCCTAGTGGTGGAAAACATGACTGTAAACCACTACACCACGCATGAAAATATCTTCCCGTTTGTGAGTTCAACCTTTGAACATAAACTCGAGATTCTGGCGCCAAACTCCAGTAACAGTGATGTTGTGCGGGAGTTGTCAATGGTGCCTTTGACTGCCACACAAGTGAAGAAGTTTTCTACTAAATTCGGGACTTTGGAAGATGCGGTGCACAGAACTACGGAGGTTTTTGATTCAGTTCGAAGTCTTTTCCCTATTGAGAAGGATAAAGAGTCGAAAAATGGTTTATCGATGGATTTGCCGTTTACTGATCGGTTTCCGAGGACTCAGTTGTTGCTATCTGGGTGGCAAATGGTTGAAGAGAATTTTCCGTTGCCCATCAAGGGTCTGATGGAGACTAAATACGCGGGTTATGTGTTGACTAAAGACAGATATGAGGACGTGACTCCTTTCAGTAAAATGTTTGGGATTGATTGCGAAATGTGTAAAACCACAATTGGGGATCTTGAACTGACTCGAGTTTCGGTTGTTGATGAGCATTTGAACACGTTTTATGACACTTTAGTCAAGCCAGATAACAGAATTACTGATTATTTGACCCGATTTTCGGGGATTACGTATAAAATGATGAGAAATATTACAACAAGATTGAAAGATGTGCAAGATGATCTGAGGAGATTACTGCCTGCTGATGCTATTCTCGTTGGACAGTCCTTAGGAAACGATCTGCATGCCCTGAAGATGATGCATCCTTATGTTATTGATACTAG tgtTATTTTCAATATAACCGGTGACCGCTCTCGCAAAACCAAGCTCAAAACCTTGACTGAGGAATTTCTTTCTGAGAAGATTCAGGAGGGGCAAGGAGGGCATTGCTCAACTGAGGACAGTTTGGCATCCTTAAAGTTGGCACAGCTCAAATTGAGGAAAAGTTTGTACTTTGGAGATGCAGTCATGGGGAATGTGCACAATGAAATTAGGACTTGTCCAGAGTTGGGGACCTACAATTATGCCACTAGTATGTTGAAGCAAACGACTAAATTGGATAAGACGGCCCTGGTTGTGTGTCCTGAGGAAATCACTTCGAAATATAAATATTGTGTAGATAAAGGAGCCGAGGTGCGACAAcaaaatgagaaaattaagtttttttctgaaaaaagttgtaaagaaGTTGTTAGGAAAATGTGTGATTCTTTGGGTATGTTTTCGTTAAATATTGGACATGTGAAACTCCAAGAGGGACAGTTGGAAGGAACAAAGGTCTTTAAAAATGTTGATAAGTGGGTGAAAGAAATTTACGAGAAGATGCCGACACCTGGACTTGTGATTGTGTTGTTCCCTGGGGTTGAAGGAAGTAACGGTTGTTGCTTCATACAACTTAAGAGAGATGTATAA